One window from the genome of Hydra vulgaris chromosome 02, alternate assembly HydraT2T_AEP encodes:
- the myc1 gene encoding myc proto-oncogene protein (The RefSeq protein has 5 substitutions compared to this genomic sequence): protein MYFEKTFNTDIELETPPMTPSFGETMFSEFGFDAELLSFNFALQDLADGLIISSVFPSEVLRDDCMWGESDFKFSNSLDSRHSRSLLVTPINFALNPSPFPTNDDPCCDTSNEYSILTPVDTESEDEVDVVGISDGSVLCGNEDNSLERNSSFLPPFDNICSQTSNNTESCFATSFFAEHFLFDKRKDLTLKRMKTSRSKAKRFNNCYSSDDNSNGSLSPRPLENRKTHNHLERKRRDELKRKFDDLRKSLPELELHEKAPKVIILTKGIDHIKQLENEDKKLTIQKNLLKSINSMLSKKLKMLTRQEEMKFRF from the exons atgtattttgAGAAGACATTTAATACAGATATTGAGTTGGAGACGCCTCCTATGACACCATCTTTCGGAGAAACTATGTTTAGTGAATTTGGTTTTGATGCGGAACTACtatcttttaattttgctcTTCAAGATCTTGCAGATggtataataatttcaaatgtttttccTTCAGAAGTACTGCGCGACGATTGTATGTGGGGTGAAAGTGATTTTAAATTCTCCAACTCACTAGATTCTAGACATTCTAGGTCATTGCTAGTGACACcaattaattttgctttaaatcctTCGCCATTTCCTACTAATGATGATCCCTGTTGTGATACCTCTAACGAATATTCGATATTAACTCCGGTTGATACAGAAAGCG aggaCGAAGTTGATGTAGTTGGAATTAGTGATGGATCGGTGCTTTGTGGAAACGAAGACAACTCTTTAGAAAGAAATTCTTTATTTCTTCCGCCTTTTGACAATATCAGCTCTCAGACTAGTAACAATACTGAAAGTTGCTTCGCAACATCTTTTTTTGCcgaacattttctttttaataaaagaaaagatttaacGTTGAAAAGAATGAAAACATCAAGGTCAAAAGCCAAACGGTTTAATAACTGTTATTCTTCCGATGATAATTCAAACGGTTCGTTAAGTCCTCGACCTCTCGAAAACCGGAAAACTCACAATCATTTAGAGAGAAAGAGAAGAGACGAGCTAAAACGCAAATTCGATGACTTGCGAAAATCGTTGCCAGAACTTGAGCTTCATGAAAAGGCTCCTAAAGTGATTATCCTTACTAAGGGCATAGATCACATAAAACAACTTgaaaatgaagataaaaaattaacaattcaaaaaaacttactaaaatCGATAAATTCGATGTtgtcaaaaaaacttaagaTGCTCACGCGTCAAGAAGAAATGAAGTTTcgcttttaa